Proteins encoded by one window of Pyrinomonadaceae bacterium:
- a CDS encoding response regulator, translating into MTPQTASTILVVDDYQDNRTLLSAWLRAKGFKVVEAEDGKEGVLQANRSHPDLILMDLAMPELDGVEATRQLRERQVFSRTPIFAITAYGTSDVKQDALAAGCNEVLAKPLDLELLLGKIRSSLASVNATAGRRPVSH; encoded by the coding sequence ATGACTCCACAAACTGCTTCCACAATTCTGGTCGTTGATGATTATCAGGACAATCGCACGCTGCTTTCCGCCTGGTTGCGGGCGAAGGGCTTCAAAGTCGTCGAAGCTGAAGACGGCAAAGAGGGTGTCCTGCAGGCGAACCGCTCGCATCCGGACTTAATCCTGATGGATCTGGCGATGCCGGAGCTCGATGGCGTTGAGGCCACGCGACAGCTTCGTGAGCGGCAGGTGTTTTCGCGCACGCCTATTTTTGCGATTACCGCGTACGGTACTTCCGACGTCAAGCAGGATGCGCTGGCGGCCGGGTGTAACGAGGTGTTAGCCAAGCCGCTTGATCTGGAACTGCTACTGGGCAAGATCAGATCGTCGCTTGCCTCTGTGAATGCGACTGCGGGCCGACGTCCTGTCTCGCACTGA
- a CDS encoding protein kinase, which translates to MTCPRCRQEIPTAATSCAACGFSFDDATQPIDRPSTGNQAAEKPSGKLSTPAVSFDSIDDARFVPGTILADRYRIVGLLGKGGMGEVYRADDLKLGQPVALKFLPEHLLSDGAALARFHREVRVARQVSHKNVCRVYDIGEVDGRHFLSMEFIKGEELSSLIRRIGRVPQDKAVQIARQICAGLAAAHDVGFLHRDLKPANVMIDEHGNARILDFGLGGLTGEFGAEEIRAGTPAYMSPEQIDGKEQTVRSDIYSLGLVLYELFTGKRAFEAPTLGELVKLRRSDTSPTTPSEIVKDLDPAIERVIDRCLQKDPARRPSSALQVAAALPGGDPIAAALAAGETPSPEMVAAAPKEGGLRPAVAVAMLGAFLVGLAFVTFFANRVGLFGYAPLEKSPDVLREHAREVIRAAGVTAPATDHTYWFTESTRPLQHLPHDGTRGQRLEELQDGQPAVIHYLYRQSPTYLGAFDYFGDTWTNPPPIISGMAGVRLDTQGRLLEFYTVPPQVDPVSSVRPNPQSSGSPSSETGTSDSKPETRVDWSPLFRAAGFDLASFKPTTSQWAPLHTHDERTAWAGVFPEQPDIPIRVEAAAYRGRPVHFEVVAPWDGPERQQPSALPTRIKALFTILLTVFVLMLVGSSLLAIRNLRQGRGDRKGAWRLGVFMFIATLLTRISSAHHVPTFDEFGTILNALQDSLFAGAFLWLVYMALEPFVRRRWPHRIVSWTRLLNGDYRDPLVGRDVLAGALVGIGVGVWQIGFYFVRGWVGDPGLTPIAEPAATHLGLGYFVPALSGQLSASLLSAFQLLFLVLLLSLLLRRDWIGFLVGWLVLASALSFLWGAALPNWITAFGSAAILVFALYRFGLVAAVSAILMIHIYVQFPASPHLTAWYAAGFVIDLVLVLALVGYAFYVSLADQRVFPGKLFEEG; encoded by the coding sequence GTGACTTGCCCTCGCTGTCGCCAAGAGATTCCCACCGCTGCAACTTCCTGCGCCGCGTGTGGGTTTTCGTTTGACGACGCCACCCAACCAATCGACCGGCCATCAACCGGTAATCAAGCTGCTGAGAAACCTTCCGGCAAACTATCAACGCCGGCAGTATCTTTCGATTCCATCGATGACGCGCGGTTCGTACCCGGCACCATCCTCGCCGATCGTTACCGAATAGTCGGGCTGCTCGGCAAAGGCGGCATGGGCGAAGTCTATCGGGCCGACGATCTCAAACTTGGCCAACCGGTTGCGCTGAAGTTCCTGCCCGAGCACCTTCTAAGTGACGGCGCGGCCCTCGCGCGCTTTCACCGTGAAGTGCGCGTCGCCCGTCAGGTCTCTCACAAGAATGTTTGTCGGGTTTATGACATTGGCGAAGTTGACGGCCGTCATTTCCTTTCGATGGAGTTCATTAAAGGCGAAGAGCTTTCGTCGCTAATCCGGCGGATTGGTCGCGTGCCGCAAGACAAAGCAGTGCAGATTGCTCGTCAGATTTGCGCCGGACTCGCCGCGGCGCATGACGTAGGGTTCCTTCATCGAGATCTAAAACCGGCGAACGTGATGATCGATGAACACGGGAACGCACGCATTCTGGATTTCGGCCTGGGCGGACTGACGGGAGAGTTCGGCGCTGAAGAGATTCGCGCCGGGACGCCGGCCTACATGTCGCCTGAGCAAATTGATGGGAAGGAACAGACAGTCCGCAGCGATATTTATTCGCTGGGTCTCGTGCTCTATGAGTTGTTCACGGGCAAGCGCGCGTTTGAAGCACCGACGCTGGGTGAGTTAGTAAAGCTGCGCCGCAGCGACACCTCGCCAACTACGCCTTCAGAGATCGTTAAAGATCTCGATCCCGCAATTGAACGAGTAATTGATCGTTGCCTCCAGAAAGATCCAGCGCGACGACCGTCTTCAGCGCTGCAAGTTGCGGCGGCGCTTCCCGGTGGTGATCCGATTGCCGCGGCGCTGGCCGCGGGAGAGACGCCTTCACCCGAGATGGTTGCCGCCGCGCCGAAGGAAGGCGGGCTACGTCCCGCGGTTGCGGTCGCGATGTTGGGAGCGTTTTTGGTCGGACTGGCCTTCGTGACGTTCTTCGCCAACAGAGTAGGGCTGTTCGGTTACGCTCCGCTGGAGAAATCACCGGATGTGCTGCGGGAACATGCGCGCGAGGTCATCCGCGCGGCCGGAGTAACCGCGCCGGCCACGGATCACACTTATTGGTTCACCGAATCGACGCGGCCGTTGCAACATCTGCCCCACGACGGCACTCGCGGCCAGCGTTTGGAGGAGTTGCAGGACGGCCAACCGGCGGTGATCCATTATCTTTATCGTCAAAGTCCGACATACCTCGGCGCCTTCGATTACTTTGGCGATACCTGGACGAATCCGCCGCCAATCATTTCCGGAATGGCTGGAGTACGGCTTGATACTCAAGGTCGTTTGCTTGAGTTCTACACAGTTCCGCCTCAGGTTGATCCAGTGTCGAGCGTAAGGCCGAATCCTCAGTCGTCAGGTTCGCCTTCATCAGAAACCGGAACTTCAGATTCCAAACCTGAAACTCGCGTTGACTGGTCGCCGCTGTTTCGGGCCGCCGGCTTCGACCTGGCTAGTTTCAAACCGACAACTTCACAATGGGCGCCACTGCATACGCACGATGAACGCACTGCGTGGGCGGGAGTTTTTCCCGAACAGCCCGACATCCCGATCCGCGTGGAAGCCGCCGCCTATCGTGGCAGACCGGTGCACTTTGAAGTCGTGGCGCCGTGGGACGGCCCGGAGCGGCAACAGCCGTCCGCACTACCAACCCGGATTAAAGCGCTGTTTACGATCCTGCTTACCGTCTTTGTCCTGATGCTGGTGGGTAGTTCGCTGCTGGCGATCAGGAATCTTCGTCAGGGTCGAGGGGATCGAAAGGGCGCCTGGCGCCTCGGAGTGTTCATGTTCATCGCGACGCTACTGACACGAATTTCTTCCGCGCATCACGTTCCCACGTTCGATGAATTCGGAACAATCCTGAACGCATTGCAGGATAGTTTATTTGCCGGAGCATTTCTGTGGCTGGTTTACATGGCGCTTGAGCCATTTGTCCGTCGTCGTTGGCCGCACCGGATTGTCTCGTGGACGCGTTTGCTCAATGGCGACTATCGCGATCCGCTGGTCGGTCGAGATGTGCTGGCGGGCGCGCTAGTGGGCATCGGCGTGGGTGTTTGGCAAATCGGCTTTTACTTCGTACGTGGATGGGTCGGCGACCCTGGTCTGACACCTATCGCTGAGCCGGCCGCAACGCATCTCGGCCTCGGCTATTTCGTGCCGGCTCTATCAGGACAACTTTCTGCGTCGCTACTCAGCGCGTTCCAACTGCTCTTTCTTGTCCTGCTGCTATCGCTCTTGCTGCGCCGCGATTGGATCGGATTTCTGGTTGGTTGGCTGGTCCTTGCGTCTGCGCTTTCGTTTCTGTGGGGCGCGGCGTTGCCAAATTGGATCACCGCATTCGGTTCGGCCGCCATTCTGGTTTTTGCGCTATACCGGTTCGGGCTGGTGGCTGCGGTTTCCGCAATTCTCATGATCCACATCTATGTTCAGTTTCCCGCCTCGCCGCACTTAACCGCCTGGTATGCCGCCGGATTCGTAATCGATTTGGTTCTGGTGTTAGCCCTGGTGGGCTACGCCTTTTACGTCTCGCTCGCGGACCAGCGAGTCTTTCCCGGAAAGTTGTTTGAAGAGGGTTAG
- a CDS encoding BMC domain-containing protein, with protein sequence MEREALGLIECRGLVAMIEAADAAVKAANVTLVGWEKIDAGLVTAIVRGEVGAVKAAVDAGAAAGRRVGEVVSTHIIPRPHSNIDDAIPVLHTGETTKKKISGSVPPRK encoded by the coding sequence ATGGAACGAGAAGCCCTGGGATTGATTGAATGTCGCGGCCTGGTCGCGATGATTGAAGCCGCAGACGCGGCGGTAAAAGCTGCGAACGTAACCCTGGTCGGTTGGGAAAAGATCGATGCGGGGCTGGTGACCGCGATCGTGCGGGGCGAAGTCGGCGCCGTAAAAGCTGCGGTCGATGCCGGCGCGGCGGCCGGCCGCAGAGTCGGCGAAGTGGTGAGCACGCACATCATTCCGCGTCCGCATTCAAACATTGACGACGCCATCCCGGTACTTCATACCGGCGAAACGACAAAGAAAAAAATCAGCGGCTCAGTTCCACCGAGAAAATGA
- a CDS encoding PFL family protein, with the protein MEYTQTEILQTIAMTEMEHLDIRTVTLSLSLRDCATDSIETTAARAREKIERTAGRLVSTVDEIGDEIGIRIANKRIAVTPISILTEAARGNPIDLARAIDESARVVGVDFIGGYSALVHKGFTRNESDFLDSIPEALSVTERLCGSVNAATTRAGINMDAVARVGRLIKDAAERTRDQFGLACAKFVCFANAVEDNPFMAGAFHGVGEPEAALNVGVSGPGVVNYAVSRAEPGLPLHELADVIKKLSFKLARAGELVGREAARRLDIPFGIIDLSLAPTPVPGDSVANIIEAMGFEHAGTHGTTAALALLTDAVKKGGAMASSSVGGMSGAFIPVSEDAGMIEAARVGALSLDKLEAWTSVCSVGIDMVAVPGSTSAETIAAIIADEMAVGVMNNKTTAVRIIPVPGKDVGDMVEFGGLLGTAPIMPVNRFSSEQFIRRGGRIPAPIQSLRN; encoded by the coding sequence ATGGAATACACGCAAACTGAAATCCTGCAAACGATCGCGATGACCGAGATGGAGCATCTCGATATTCGCACCGTCACGCTCAGCCTCAGTTTGCGGGATTGCGCCACCGATTCGATCGAAACCACGGCGGCGCGCGCGCGCGAAAAGATTGAACGGACCGCGGGGCGACTGGTGAGCACGGTCGATGAAATCGGCGACGAAATCGGTATTCGCATCGCGAATAAACGCATCGCCGTAACGCCCATTTCAATCTTGACGGAAGCCGCGCGTGGCAACCCGATAGATTTGGCGCGCGCGATCGATGAATCGGCGCGGGTCGTCGGGGTCGACTTCATCGGCGGCTACTCAGCGCTCGTGCACAAAGGCTTCACGCGTAACGAAAGTGATTTTCTGGATTCGATTCCGGAAGCTCTTTCGGTAACTGAACGGCTCTGCGGGTCGGTGAATGCGGCCACGACTCGCGCCGGCATCAACATGGATGCAGTCGCGCGGGTCGGCCGATTGATCAAGGACGCCGCCGAACGCACCCGCGATCAGTTCGGTCTGGCCTGCGCAAAGTTCGTCTGCTTCGCGAATGCCGTCGAGGACAATCCGTTCATGGCGGGCGCGTTCCACGGCGTCGGCGAGCCGGAAGCCGCGCTGAATGTTGGCGTGTCGGGTCCTGGAGTCGTCAACTACGCGGTCAGCCGCGCTGAACCGGGGCTGCCTTTGCACGAACTCGCTGACGTTATCAAGAAGCTTTCATTTAAACTCGCGCGCGCGGGCGAACTCGTTGGACGTGAAGCGGCGCGGCGTTTGGATATCCCCTTCGGCATTATCGATTTGTCGTTAGCGCCGACGCCGGTGCCCGGCGACTCAGTCGCAAACATCATCGAAGCGATGGGTTTCGAGCACGCCGGTACGCACGGCACTACTGCCGCGCTTGCGTTGTTAACTGACGCCGTAAAAAAAGGCGGCGCGATGGCCAGCAGTTCAGTCGGCGGCATGAGCGGCGCCTTCATTCCTGTCTCGGAGGATGCGGGAATGATCGAAGCAGCACGCGTTGGGGCATTGAGTTTGGACAAACTCGAGGCCTGGACCAGCGTCTGTTCCGTCGGCATCGACATGGTGGCCGTGCCTGGTTCGACTTCAGCCGAAACGATCGCCGCCATCATCGCGGACGAAATGGCCGTCGGCGTGATGAACAACAAGACGACCGCGGTGCGAATTATTCCGGTGCCCGGCAAAGACGTCGGCGACATGGTTGAGTTCGGCGGACTGCTCGGCACCGCGCCCATCATGCCGGTCAATCGCTTCTCGTCCGAGCAATTCATCCGGCGGGGCGGCAGAATTCCGGCGCCGATACAGTCGCTGAGGAACTGA
- a CDS encoding zinc ribbon domain-containing protein, with protein MYKAFMVPEISHRCPSCGVAVRNRDALFCPECGKPLSAKPKTTEINDSPDSSIQPEAGEIVEVSSASVNDAPGRALTESTEAATTSSAATDDMKDDSSVPPAHRRGEKTRERLHRASEVARGVGRGVIEEPVKRVEKIRQASTVVIEEASYDPSLRFVIVALGLFVVFVVLLVLSKVMG; from the coding sequence ATGTACAAGGCTTTTATGGTCCCTGAAATCTCACATCGTTGTCCCTCGTGCGGCGTGGCGGTTCGCAACCGCGATGCATTGTTCTGCCCGGAATGCGGGAAACCTCTGTCGGCCAAGCCCAAGACCACGGAAATCAACGACTCACCTGATTCTTCAATCCAACCTGAAGCCGGAGAAATCGTTGAAGTCTCTTCGGCGTCGGTGAACGATGCACCGGGTCGGGCACTTACCGAATCGACAGAGGCTGCAACTACCTCGTCAGCGGCGACCGACGACATGAAAGACGACTCGAGCGTTCCACCGGCACACCGGCGCGGCGAAAAGACTCGCGAGCGTTTGCATCGCGCATCTGAAGTCGCGCGCGGCGTCGGGCGCGGTGTGATCGAGGAACCGGTAAAGCGCGTCGAAAAGATTCGCCAGGCTTCAACCGTGGTTATCGAAGAAGCTTCATATGATCCAAGCCTGCGCTTTGTCATCGTCGCGTTGGGACTGTTCGTCGTGTTTGTCGTCCTGCTGGTGTTGAGTAAGGTGATGGGTTGA
- a CDS encoding ACT domain-containing protein, with the protein MANEELIYRITRAIYDRLGAGADENTVEQLVTDIYRTVEPQLRNGSTPAPSFTPTGVPGGPSHAGGSAERIIISVFGVDHPGIVAGVSQILAEAGCSIVDINQTVVQGKFAMVIIANTSRSKSSVSELKERFLAQGEKLGVRIYAQREDLFNAMHRI; encoded by the coding sequence ATGGCTAACGAAGAGCTGATCTATCGCATCACTCGAGCAATCTACGACCGCCTCGGCGCGGGCGCGGATGAGAATACGGTCGAGCAACTCGTCACCGATATTTACCGCACGGTTGAGCCACAGTTGCGCAACGGGAGCACCCCGGCGCCGTCATTCACACCTACCGGCGTGCCGGGAGGGCCTTCCCACGCGGGAGGGTCCGCCGAGCGAATAATCATTTCCGTGTTCGGCGTCGATCATCCGGGCATCGTGGCCGGGGTATCACAGATTTTGGCTGAGGCCGGCTGCAGCATTGTGGATATCAATCAAACCGTCGTGCAGGGAAAATTCGCGATGGTCATCATCGCGAACACTTCGCGATCAAAGTCGTCTGTCAGCGAACTGAAAGAGCGCTTTCTCGCGCAGGGTGAAAAGTTGGGCGTCCGCATCTACGCGCAACGCGAAGACTTATTCAATGCGATGCACCGGATCTGA
- a CDS encoding EutN/CcmL family microcompartment protein, which yields MFLGKVIGTVWSTKKSPDLEGVRFLIVHPYDLDHEPTKNVVVVADSLGAGSGEVVICAYGKAARSAIGNQDMSIEAAVVGIVDRVDLTDAKSEELREAARELARDNGRP from the coding sequence ATGTTCCTCGGCAAAGTCATCGGCACGGTTTGGTCAACCAAGAAGTCGCCTGACCTCGAGGGCGTCCGTTTTTTGATTGTTCATCCTTACGATTTGGATCACGAACCGACGAAGAATGTAGTCGTTGTCGCCGACAGTCTGGGGGCGGGGAGTGGCGAAGTCGTGATATGCGCCTACGGCAAGGCCGCCCGTTCGGCAATCGGCAATCAGGACATGTCGATCGAAGCCGCCGTGGTCGGCATTGTCGATCGAGTCGATCTAACGGATGCTAAATCCGAAGAACTGCGAGAAGCAGCGCGGGAACTCGCCCGCGACAACGGACGACCCTAG
- a CDS encoding aldehyde dehydrogenase family protein, protein MSADKDLISVQQARDLVEAAHRAQTEIARFDQAKIDRICEAMSRAALRESARVAAMAVEETGFGVAEDKQEKNRFAAEDVWNYFKNLRTVGVVSDTKDVVEIASPRGVVAGIIPSTNPTSTAIFKILISIKSRNAIVMSPHPSAARCINETAKAMREAGVKEGLPADAIGCMTTATIEGTEGLMKHKRTAVILATGGIGLVRAAYSSGKPAFGVGPGNVPVFIERSAAVPKAVQDIFTGKCFDNGTICASEQAIVVDAPIEMAVREQFKLQGGYFVSQSEADQLGKIVATPQRSLNPQIVGKSVEFIAKLAGITVPPGTRCLLADVGGVGRDFPLSMEKLSPILAFYVEDGLERGAARCNEILHYGGMGHTAGIHTGSREAAVRYGAEMPASRITVNTPTTHGAIGFSTALPPSMTLGCGSWGGNVTSDNVSPLHLMDIKRVAFEVRPVKSKRPAVTTQSTVAMPAPPAASRPAVKASPSVQAGAPKVSREEISAIVDRFLANRQPEPAVSPLPPPPSRPPAAAPARPVQASSPSEGASNGRKAADFVSEDDVKRAMQKGEKIYVGPKTIITPSARDIGEPAEVFAKA, encoded by the coding sequence ATGTCGGCCGACAAAGATCTTATTTCCGTCCAACAGGCGCGTGACCTCGTCGAAGCTGCTCACCGCGCGCAAACGGAAATCGCGCGCTTCGATCAAGCGAAAATCGATCGCATCTGTGAAGCCATGTCCCGGGCCGCGCTGCGCGAGTCGGCGCGGGTCGCGGCAATGGCGGTCGAAGAGACCGGTTTTGGCGTCGCCGAGGACAAGCAGGAAAAGAACCGTTTTGCCGCTGAAGACGTCTGGAACTACTTCAAGAACCTGCGCACGGTCGGCGTCGTCAGCGATACGAAAGACGTTGTCGAGATAGCCAGTCCGCGCGGTGTGGTCGCCGGCATCATTCCCTCGACCAATCCCACCTCAACTGCCATCTTCAAAATTCTGATTTCGATCAAGTCGCGAAATGCGATCGTCATGTCGCCGCATCCATCAGCCGCGCGCTGCATCAACGAGACCGCGAAAGCCATGCGCGAGGCCGGTGTTAAGGAAGGCTTGCCGGCCGACGCGATCGGCTGCATGACCACGGCGACCATCGAAGGCACCGAAGGTTTGATGAAGCACAAGCGGACCGCGGTAATTCTCGCGACCGGCGGAATCGGTTTGGTGCGCGCCGCCTATTCTTCAGGCAAGCCCGCATTCGGTGTCGGTCCGGGCAATGTGCCCGTGTTCATCGAACGCTCGGCCGCCGTTCCCAAAGCGGTGCAGGACATCTTCACCGGCAAATGTTTTGATAACGGAACGATTTGCGCATCCGAGCAGGCGATCGTCGTTGACGCGCCGATTGAAATGGCGGTGCGCGAGCAATTCAAATTACAAGGCGGATACTTCGTCAGCCAGTCCGAGGCGGATCAGCTCGGGAAGATTGTGGCCACGCCGCAACGCAGTCTGAACCCGCAGATCGTCGGCAAGTCAGTTGAGTTTATCGCGAAGCTGGCCGGCATCACCGTGCCGCCGGGAACGCGCTGCCTGCTCGCCGATGTCGGCGGCGTCGGCCGCGACTTCCCGCTGTCGATGGAAAAGCTTTCGCCGATTCTCGCGTTCTACGTTGAAGATGGCCTCGAGCGCGGCGCCGCGCGCTGCAATGAAATTCTGCACTACGGCGGCATGGGTCACACGGCCGGTATACACACGGGTTCGCGCGAAGCGGCGGTGCGCTACGGCGCAGAGATGCCCGCCTCGCGCATCACGGTCAACACGCCGACGACGCATGGCGCGATTGGATTTTCCACTGCGCTGCCGCCGTCAATGACGCTCGGCTGCGGTTCGTGGGGCGGCAACGTGACTTCAGACAACGTTTCGCCTTTGCACTTGATGGACATCAAGCGCGTCGCGTTTGAAGTGCGACCGGTTAAGAGCAAGCGGCCGGCAGTCACGACCCAATCAACCGTGGCGATGCCGGCGCCACCGGCCGCGTCACGTCCTGCGGTGAAGGCTTCGCCGTCGGTTCAAGCAGGAGCGCCGAAAGTTAGTCGCGAAGAAATTTCCGCCATTGTCGATCGCTTTCTGGCAAATCGTCAGCCTGAACCAGCCGTCTCGCCTTTGCCGCCCCCGCCATCCCGTCCGCCTGCCGCGGCTCCGGCGCGCCCGGTTCAGGCCAGCAGTCCGTCAGAAGGTGCGAGCAATGGACGAAAGGCGGCTGACTTTGTCAGCGAGGACGACGTCAAGCGCGCGATGCAAAAAGGCGAGAAGATTTACGTCGGACCGAAAACTATCATCACGCCCTCCGCGCGTGACATCGGCGAGCCGGCAGAGGTGTTCGCTAAAGCCTAA
- a CDS encoding helix-turn-helix domain-containing protein: protein MATGIGEKLRLERETRGIALRDISEHTRISMRYLEAIETDDYRRLPGGIFNRSFIRAYAKFVGYDEDKAIEEYGDTMREHGQSEDEPPKQRAMVYTDDGGHQGRSPMKTLLLAIVILALLSLAVWGGLYFYQKRVGGQNRGATPPTDLPAKEEQHAVNV from the coding sequence ATGGCAACTGGCATCGGAGAAAAGCTGCGACTCGAACGCGAGACGCGGGGCATTGCTCTGCGCGATATCTCGGAACACACGCGGATCTCCATGCGCTATCTCGAAGCCATCGAAACCGACGATTATCGTCGCTTGCCCGGCGGCATCTTCAATCGCAGCTTCATCCGCGCCTACGCCAAGTTCGTCGGCTATGACGAGGACAAGGCGATTGAAGAGTACGGGGACACGATGCGCGAGCACGGCCAGTCGGAAGACGAGCCGCCAAAGCAGCGGGCAATGGTTTATACCGACGACGGCGGGCACCAGGGCCGTTCCCCGATGAAGACGTTGTTGTTGGCCATCGTTATCCTGGCGCTGCTGTCGCTAGCGGTTTGGGGCGGATTGTATTTCTATCAAAAGAGGGTGGGCGGCCAGAACCGCGGCGCGACGCCCCCGACCGATTTGCCGGCGAAGGAGGAACAGCACGCCGTCAATGTTTAG
- the guaB gene encoding IMP dehydrogenase encodes MITENVAEGLTFDDVLLVPARSDVLPTETDTSTQFTRGIRLNIPLCSAAMDTVTEASLAIAIAQQGGIGVMHKNLTIERQAEEVDKVKRSESGMIVDPVTIPQDRPVREALNVMERYHISGVPVVDEDGHLVGIITNRDLRFETRFDLPVSEVMTPQPLVTVPVGTTLDQAKAVLQEHRIEKLLVIDDDKHLKGLITVKDIQKAIKYPTAAKDDLGRLRVAAAIGATGDYQDRAAALVEARVDCLVIDTAHGHSLRVIEAVREIKRRHPDTQLVAGNVGTGEGTRELIDAGVDAVKVGIGPGSICTTRVVTGAGVPQITAIQTAVEAARGTGVPIISDGGVKFSGDMAKAIAAGADVVMIGSLFAGTEEAPGEVILYQGRSFKMYRGMGSIGAMREGSRDRYSQERIEAESKLVPEGIEGRVPYRGTLAEMVTQLVGGLRSGMGYTGCHNIREFQEKTRFLRVTAAGLRESHVHDVVITKEAPNYRLE; translated from the coding sequence ATGATTACGGAAAATGTTGCTGAGGGACTGACATTCGATGACGTGTTACTGGTGCCGGCGCGTTCCGACGTGCTGCCAACGGAAACCGACACGTCAACTCAATTTACGCGCGGCATTCGTTTGAACATTCCGCTGTGCTCGGCCGCCATGGACACGGTGACTGAGGCGTCGCTCGCGATCGCGATCGCGCAGCAGGGTGGCATCGGGGTGATGCACAAGAACCTCACCATCGAGCGCCAGGCCGAAGAAGTCGACAAAGTGAAGCGTTCGGAATCCGGCATGATCGTCGATCCGGTAACGATTCCTCAGGATCGGCCCGTGCGCGAAGCGCTCAACGTGATGGAGCGTTATCACATCAGCGGCGTGCCCGTCGTGGATGAAGACGGACACCTGGTCGGGATTATCACCAATCGCGATCTGCGGTTCGAGACGCGATTCGATTTGCCGGTTTCAGAAGTGATGACGCCGCAGCCGCTGGTGACCGTGCCCGTCGGCACTACGCTCGATCAAGCCAAAGCGGTTTTGCAGGAGCATCGAATTGAGAAACTTCTGGTGATTGATGATGACAAGCACTTAAAAGGTCTGATCACCGTCAAAGACATTCAGAAGGCGATTAAGTATCCGACGGCCGCGAAGGATGATCTCGGGCGTCTGCGCGTCGCGGCTGCGATTGGCGCGACCGGCGATTATCAGGACCGCGCGGCGGCGCTGGTTGAAGCGCGCGTTGACTGTTTAGTCATCGACACGGCTCATGGGCATTCCTTGCGCGTGATCGAAGCGGTGCGCGAGATCAAGCGTCGTCATCCCGATACGCAGTTGGTGGCGGGCAATGTCGGCACGGGGGAAGGCACCCGCGAATTAATCGATGCGGGCGTAGACGCCGTGAAAGTCGGCATCGGCCCCGGCTCGATTTGCACGACGCGCGTAGTCACCGGCGCGGGCGTGCCGCAGATCACGGCGATTCAAACGGCGGTGGAAGCGGCGCGCGGTACCGGCGTTCCGATCATTTCCGATGGTGGCGTAAAGTTTTCAGGTGACATGGCCAAAGCGATTGCCGCCGGTGCGGACGTCGTCATGATCGGATCGCTCTTCGCCGGAACCGAAGAGGCGCCGGGCGAAGTGATTCTTTACCAGGGCCGAAGTTTCAAGATGTATCGCGGCATGGGCTCGATCGGCGCGATGCGCGAAGGCTCGCGTGATCGTTACTCACAAGAGCGCATTGAGGCTGAATCAAAACTGGTGCCCGAAGGGATCGAAGGCCGCGTTCCCTATCGGGGCACGCTGGCCGAAATGGTGACGCAGCTCGTGGGCGGTTTGCGATCGGGCATGGGCTACACGGGCTGTCACAACATCCGCGAGTTCCAGGAGAAGACTCGCTTCCTGCGCGTGACCGCCGCCGGCTTGCGCGAATCGCACGTGCATGACGTCGTGATTACCAAAGAAGCCCCGAACTATCGGTTGGAGTAG